The Bacteroidota bacterium genomic interval AATATGATACAAGAAAGGAATCACATAAAGGTATTTGTAGCTACTACGGTTTATAATTTTGAAAGTGACTTAAATCGTATCTATGAGTTATTAGATAATTTAGGTTACGATGTATATATGTCTCACAAAGGAAGCATTCCTCTGAACAGTCGTTTATCCAACCTTATAAATTGCACTGATGGTGTAGAAGATTGTGATGTATTTCTAGGCTTTATTAGACCGTCATATGGCTCCGGTGTTTTAAAAAAAGGAGATAAATCGATAACACACTATGAATTTGAGACTGCTTATAAATTAGATATTCCACGCTTTGTTTTAGCAGATTACAGAGTGCCTTTTACCAGAGATTTATTCAGAAATAATAAAGTAATAAAGGATACTACCAATGAAGTATTAAAATTTGAGGATATTTCTTTCAAGGATAATAAGGTAATGGATACCCGTAGTGTTGAAATGTATAACGAAGCAATAAAAGACAAAGAAAAGCCAGCATCTAAACGAACTGGTAATTGGGTTCAATCTTATGTCGATATTAAAGATATTGTGTTACATCTTGAATCTCAATTTAAATATCCTGAACGGATTAAAAAATTAATAAATAACTCAAAATAATATATTATGGCAGCACAATCTTTTATCACAAAGCTCTTGAAGCAAGAAGATGTTAATATTGAGTTTAAATCTAAATTCAATATTCAGCTTACATTACAGACCGTATGTGCCTTTTTAAATGGTGAAGGTGGTTGGGTTTTAATAGGATATACAAATAAAAAAGCTATCGGTATAGCGGATTATGTCGAAGAAA includes:
- a CDS encoding DUF4062 domain-containing protein, translating into NMIQERNHIKVFVATTVYNFESDLNRIYELLDNLGYDVYMSHKGSIPLNSRLSNLINCTDGVEDCDVFLGFIRPSYGSGVLKKGDKSITHYEFETAYKLDIPRFVLADYRVPFTRDLFRNNKVIKDTTNEVLKFEDISFKDNKVMDTRSVEMYNEAIKDKEKPASKRTGNWVQSYVDIKDIVLHLESQFKYPERIKKLINNSK